One genomic segment of Candidatus Nanoarchaeia archaeon includes these proteins:
- a CDS encoding HAD family phosphatase, producing the protein MKLMIFDLSGVLFSNEENEFFPQFCKKYGLKLDEVVPYYNKLIEMAERNEVTLEYVWAKVFRRFNLNLDAQATTKEVVRLKQANKPMLEVVRELRKKVKTAYLTNYAKEYWELISKVFPFQDYFDGGVVSYQVGSRKPEKGCFEAVLKKFGVGVSECLYIDDSQKNVKAATAFGIKGLVFRSKDEFLREISGLL; encoded by the coding sequence ATGAAGTTGATGATATTTGACCTGTCAGGAGTCTTATTTTCAAATGAGGAGAATGAGTTCTTTCCGCAGTTCTGCAAAAAATATGGATTGAAGCTGGATGAGGTTGTTCCGTATTATAACAAGCTGATAGAGATGGCTGAGAGAAATGAGGTGACGCTTGAGTATGTCTGGGCAAAGGTGTTCCGGAGGTTTAACCTCAACCTTGACGCACAGGCTACAACAAAGGAAGTCGTGCGGTTAAAACAGGCTAACAAGCCCATGCTTGAGGTTGTCAGGGAGCTTCGGAAAAAGGTCAAGACTGCCTATCTCACGAATTATGCAAAGGAGTACTGGGAATTGATTAGCAAAGTTTTTCCTTTCCAGGATTATTTTGATGGAGGTGTTGTTTCCTACCAGGTTGGATCAAGGAAGCCTGAGAAGGGATGCTTTGAAGCAGTCTTGAAGAAGTTTGGAGTCGGAGTGTCTGAATGCCTGTACATAGATGACAGCCAGAAAAATGTCAAAGCAGCGACAGCCTTTGGAATCAAGGGGTTGGTATTCCGAAGCAAAGATGAATTTTTGAGGGAGATTTCTGGGTTGCTATGA